From Arcticibacter tournemirensis, one genomic window encodes:
- a CDS encoding agmatine deiminase family protein — translation MNTEYATPKSLGYSFPAEWAPHEATWLSWPHKEESWPGKIASIYSQYSQFVKMLSTGEKVRINVNDEAMKQSAKCHLVEAGVDLSQVEFFLHPTNDAWCRDHGPAFLINPEAVDKKVIVDWGYNAWGDKYPPYDLDDVIPSLIGSQFNIPVFHPGIVMEGGSVEFNGKGTVLTSTCCLLNQNRNPQLKQNQIEKYLSEFYGIDQVLWVDEGIVGDDTDGHIDDTIRFVNEDTVLSVVETNINDDNYSLLQQNLQALSHMRLLSGKQLNVIELPMPDAVVYEGMRLPASYANFYISNRHVIVPTYRCKHDDKALDIISGCFPERQVTGIDSTDIIWGLGSFHCLSQQEPLV, via the coding sequence ATGAATACGGAATATGCAACTCCCAAGAGTCTGGGTTACAGTTTTCCTGCAGAGTGGGCACCACATGAAGCGACATGGCTGAGTTGGCCGCATAAAGAAGAAAGCTGGCCGGGGAAAATTGCAAGCATTTACAGCCAATACAGCCAATTCGTTAAAATGCTCAGTACCGGCGAAAAAGTACGAATCAATGTAAATGACGAGGCTATGAAACAGTCTGCCAAGTGTCATCTCGTCGAAGCGGGCGTAGATCTCAGCCAGGTAGAGTTCTTTCTGCACCCTACGAACGACGCCTGGTGCAGGGACCACGGTCCTGCTTTTCTGATCAATCCGGAAGCAGTTGATAAAAAAGTTATCGTAGATTGGGGATACAATGCCTGGGGTGACAAATATCCTCCCTACGATCTCGACGACGTAATCCCCTCGTTAATCGGTAGTCAGTTTAACATTCCTGTTTTTCATCCCGGTATCGTCATGGAAGGTGGTTCTGTTGAATTTAATGGAAAAGGCACTGTGCTTACCTCCACTTGCTGCCTTCTAAATCAGAATCGCAATCCGCAACTTAAGCAAAACCAGATTGAGAAATACCTCAGTGAGTTTTATGGCATTGACCAGGTACTGTGGGTAGACGAAGGAATTGTGGGCGATGATACTGATGGGCATATTGATGATACGATCCGCTTTGTGAATGAAGATACCGTACTTTCTGTAGTAGAAACCAATATCAACGATGATAACTATAGCTTACTGCAGCAGAACTTACAAGCATTAAGTCATATGCGTCTCCTCAGTGGTAAACAGTTGAACGTAATAGAACTGCCAATGCCTGATGCCGTGGTATACGAAGGCATGCGCCTCCCGGCGTCTTACGCCAATTTTTATATCAGCAACAGGCACGTTATTGTACCTACATATCGTTGTAAGCATGATGACAAAGCTCTGGACATCATTAGTGGCTGTTTTCCCGAAAGGCAGGTTACAGGTATTGACTCCACAGATATTATCTGGGGGCTGGGTAGTTTCCATTGTTTGAGCCAGCAGGAACCCTTGGTATAA
- a CDS encoding methyltransferase family protein, producing the protein MIAIGNFFFKYRNLLFVFLYLALFIPSDKVFSPDLLGTNYYVWPISLGLIITVLGQLIRGLTIGLAYIVRGGRDKKVYADKLVTEGIFNHCRNPLYVGNILMLLGVGILSNSLLFIAVFMPLFLFIYQAIVLAEENFLRNKFGGDFIAYCSRVNRWLINLKGLTATFKSMRFNAKRWVLKEYNTQYVWLVGIALLLLKYPEVTRNDSDLRNILIVIILTALTLIYLFVRYLKKSGKMVES; encoded by the coding sequence ATGATTGCTATAGGCAACTTCTTTTTCAAGTACCGGAACCTTCTCTTCGTTTTTCTTTATCTGGCGTTGTTTATTCCTTCAGACAAAGTATTCAGCCCCGATCTTCTCGGCACCAATTACTATGTCTGGCCGATTTCTCTGGGTTTAATTATAACAGTACTGGGACAGCTTATCAGGGGGCTCACTATCGGCCTTGCTTATATTGTCCGCGGCGGTCGCGACAAGAAGGTTTATGCAGATAAACTGGTAACTGAAGGCATTTTTAACCATTGCCGTAACCCGCTCTATGTGGGTAATATTCTGATGTTGTTAGGAGTAGGCATCCTTTCCAACTCTCTTTTGTTTATAGCTGTGTTTATGCCGCTGTTCCTTTTTATTTATCAAGCAATTGTATTGGCCGAGGAAAACTTCCTGAGAAATAAGTTTGGCGGCGACTTTATTGCTTACTGCAGCAGGGTAAACCGCTGGTTAATTAACCTTAAGGGTCTGACAGCAACGTTTAAAAGCATGCGCTTTAACGCTAAACGGTGGGTACTGAAGGAATATAACACACAGTACGTATGGCTTGTGGGCATAGCGCTGCTCCTTCTAAAATATCCGGAGGTTACGCGTAACGACAGCGACCTGAGAAATATTCTTATAGTAATAATCCTTACCGCGCTCACTCTAATATATCTCTTTGTAAGGTATCTGAAGAAGTCGGGTAAGATGGTGGAATCGTGA
- a CDS encoding SDR family oxidoreductase, protein MKILLTGASGYIGKRLLPLLLEQGHEVVCCVRDKRRIPSEGIYNHQGVSLFEADFLKEITDVSPVHDIDCAYYLIHSMSAGIKDFEIMEEISATNFLSLVSKTSAKQIIYLGGIANHTILSRHLASRKKVEEILASGTVPLTAIKAGIIVGSGSASFEIIRDLVEKLPFMITPRWVNTRTHPIAVRNVLEYLTGVLLRSETLGKSYDVGGADVLSYKEMLLQYAEVRGLKRFILTVPVMTPRISSYWLYFVTSTSYKLAVNLVNSMKTEVVATPNNLREMLGIVPLSYRKAVQLAFQKIEQNDVVSSWKDSFISSYADSSLFKHIDIPSDGCFVDRRLKLISANEEQVLNNIWSIGGKRGWYYADWLWGLRGFMDKICGGVGLRRGRTNMHTIYNGDTLDFWRVLAADRPEKRLLLYAEMKLPGEAWLEFRIIEKEGDKYLQQTATFRPSGLSGRLYWYLVSPFHFFVFNGMANNLVKYTRAI, encoded by the coding sequence ATGAAAATTCTATTAACAGGTGCATCCGGATATATAGGGAAAAGACTTCTTCCTCTGCTCCTGGAACAAGGACATGAAGTAGTATGTTGTGTGAGAGATAAAAGACGTATCCCCTCGGAAGGAATATACAACCATCAAGGGGTGTCACTTTTCGAGGCTGACTTTCTGAAGGAGATTACAGACGTTTCACCTGTTCACGATATCGATTGTGCTTATTATCTCATTCATTCGATGAGTGCAGGCATAAAAGATTTCGAAATAATGGAAGAAATATCCGCCACTAATTTCCTTTCACTGGTTTCGAAAACGTCGGCAAAACAGATCATCTATCTTGGAGGTATTGCCAACCACACCATACTTTCCAGGCATCTTGCTTCAAGAAAGAAGGTCGAAGAAATTCTTGCTTCGGGCACTGTCCCTCTTACAGCAATAAAAGCTGGTATAATAGTTGGTTCAGGAAGCGCTTCGTTCGAAATAATTCGTGATCTGGTAGAAAAACTTCCCTTTATGATCACACCCAGATGGGTAAATACGCGAACGCATCCAATTGCTGTGAGAAATGTTCTTGAGTATCTTACGGGTGTGTTACTCAGGTCCGAAACTCTTGGCAAGTCATATGACGTAGGAGGCGCTGATGTTCTGTCGTATAAAGAAATGCTATTGCAGTATGCAGAAGTGCGGGGATTGAAAAGATTTATCCTGACTGTTCCGGTTATGACACCGCGGATTTCTTCTTACTGGCTTTACTTTGTTACCTCTACTTCCTATAAGCTGGCCGTAAACCTTGTGAACAGCATGAAAACAGAAGTGGTGGCAACCCCTAACAATCTACGGGAAATGCTGGGTATTGTCCCCTTGTCTTACCGAAAGGCTGTTCAGTTAGCTTTTCAGAAAATCGAGCAGAACGATGTTGTTTCAAGCTGGAAGGATTCGTTCATCTCAAGTTATGCCGACAGCTCCCTGTTTAAACACATCGATATCCCATCGGACGGGTGTTTTGTTGACCGAAGACTGAAGCTTATTAGTGCGAACGAGGAGCAGGTGCTCAATAATATATGGTCTATAGGGGGAAAAAGAGGTTGGTATTATGCTGATTGGCTATGGGGGCTAAGAGGTTTTATGGATAAAATTTGTGGCGGAGTGGGTCTACGTCGCGGAAGGACAAATATGCATACCATTTATAACGGGGATACGCTCGACTTCTGGAGGGTGCTTGCAGCAGACCGGCCGGAAAAGCGGCTATTGCTTTACGCAGAGATGAAACTTCCGGGAGAGGCCTGGCTCGAGTTTCGTATCATAGAGAAAGAAGGGGATAAATACCTTCAGCAAACAGCGACGTTTCGTCCCAGCGGCCTTTCGGGTAGATTATATTGGTATCTCGTATCACCATTTCATTTCTTTGTTTTTAATGGTATGGCTAATAATCTGGTTAAATATACAAGGGCGATATAA
- the cmoA gene encoding carboxy-S-adenosyl-L-methionine synthase CmoA translates to MLGTEQGKSNLLEASKDEVFKETITKVSDFKFGAKVAGVFDDMVSRSVPFYGEMQRMISELAADHAQMGTNVYDLGCSTGTTMIGMNTTIPHDIKFIGIDEAEQMLIKCDEKLKEAGFTRPYELVTANMHEGFKIENASVVVLCLTLQFIRPIAREKVLKTIVDGLAPGGVLILIEKILAEESLFNRNFIKYYYDLKRRNHYSEMEISQKREALENVLIPYKLSENILMLREAGFSHCEVFFKWYNFSGVIAIKN, encoded by the coding sequence ATGTTGGGAACAGAGCAAGGTAAAAGTAATTTATTGGAGGCCTCGAAAGACGAGGTTTTTAAAGAGACGATAACTAAAGTATCGGATTTTAAGTTCGGTGCTAAAGTGGCAGGGGTCTTTGATGATATGGTAAGCCGTTCGGTGCCGTTTTATGGAGAAATGCAGAGAATGATCTCTGAACTGGCGGCAGATCACGCTCAGATGGGGACAAATGTATATGATCTCGGCTGCTCAACTGGAACTACCATGATCGGCATGAACACCACAATACCCCATGATATCAAATTTATAGGGATTGATGAAGCCGAACAGATGCTGATAAAATGCGATGAGAAACTGAAAGAAGCCGGTTTTACGCGTCCCTACGAGCTAGTTACAGCCAATATGCATGAGGGGTTTAAAATAGAGAACGCGTCGGTCGTGGTACTTTGTCTTACACTGCAGTTTATCCGACCTATAGCCAGAGAAAAGGTTTTGAAAACAATAGTCGACGGTCTTGCTCCGGGGGGAGTATTGATACTGATAGAAAAGATCCTTGCTGAAGAGAGCCTCTTTAACCGCAACTTCATTAAATATTACTATGATTTGAAACGGCGCAATCACTATAGTGAAATGGAGATTTCGCAGAAGAGAGAAGCCTTAGAGAATGTACTGATACCCTATAAGCTGAGTGAGAATATCCTCATGCTACGCGAAGCCGGTTTCTCACACTGCGAGGTGTTTTTCAAATGGTATAATTTTTCGGGTGTAATCGCTATAAAAAACTAA
- a CDS encoding carbon-nitrogen hydrolase: MKQNVKVGLVQMSCTAAKEENLAKAISKVREAAEKGAEIVCLQELFTSLYFCDVEDYDNFLLAESIPGPSTTSLSEVAKELNVVIIASLFEKRTQGLYHNTTAVIDADGSYLGKYRKMHIPDDPGYYEKFYFTPGDMGYKVFKTRYATIGVLICWDQWYPEAARITSLMGAEILFFPTAIGWASSQDVGTNTEQYNAWQTIQRSHAVANGVHVVSVNRVGDEGPMKFWGGSFVANPFGTVLYQASHQDEEIHVEDIDLSKSDRYRTHWPFLRDRRIDSYGPITKRYIDED, translated from the coding sequence ATGAAGCAGAACGTAAAAGTAGGACTTGTACAGATGAGCTGCACCGCCGCTAAGGAAGAAAACCTTGCGAAGGCAATATCCAAAGTAAGGGAGGCAGCAGAAAAAGGAGCGGAGATTGTGTGTCTTCAGGAGTTGTTTACTTCCCTGTATTTTTGTGACGTAGAAGATTACGACAATTTTCTTCTTGCAGAAAGTATCCCTGGTCCATCTACAACCTCACTTTCTGAAGTTGCCAAAGAACTGAATGTTGTAATTATCGCTTCTCTTTTTGAGAAACGTACACAGGGGCTTTATCACAATACCACTGCCGTGATTGATGCTGACGGCAGCTATCTGGGAAAATACCGGAAGATGCATATTCCAGATGATCCAGGATATTACGAAAAATTCTATTTTACCCCTGGTGACATGGGCTATAAGGTATTTAAAACACGTTATGCCACTATTGGAGTTCTCATCTGCTGGGATCAATGGTATCCCGAGGCAGCGCGCATTACTTCGCTGATGGGTGCCGAGATATTATTCTTTCCTACTGCGATCGGCTGGGCCTCTTCTCAGGATGTGGGTACCAATACTGAACAGTATAATGCATGGCAAACAATCCAGCGCAGTCATGCAGTGGCAAATGGTGTTCATGTGGTGAGTGTGAACAGGGTAGGAGACGAAGGGCCTATGAAATTCTGGGGTGGATCATTTGTAGCAAATCCCTTTGGTACAGTGCTTTATCAAGCCTCCCATCAGGATGAAGAAATTCATGTAGAGGATATTGATCTAAGTAAATCTGATCGTTATCGCACGCATTGGCCTTTCCTCCGCGATCGCCGCATTGATTCTTATGGACCGATTACCAAACGTTACATCGACGAAGACTAG